A segment of the Manihot esculenta cultivar AM560-2 chromosome 13, M.esculenta_v8, whole genome shotgun sequence genome:
TATATAGAGTGGAAATCGGATCAAAGCTGGTATTTGCTCACACTGATGACGTAATAAGTGAgcttaaagaaaagaagaaattgaaaaaaaaataataaaaagaatttcaaaagaaaatagcCAATCAAATTCTTCCACTATTTTGGCAAGTCGAATaaagttcttttctttttttgggcAAATCCATTACAGTTTTTTCCTCTTAGTTCACAtgcaatcttttttttttttttttttttttttcgcctTGTCATTTCATGCAACACAAAAATAGGCAAGTAGGGACATGTTGTTCTTCAGTTAGATGTACGAGCAAAGCATACAACAGTAGAATAATAGCCTTTCCTAGAATATATCATGGTGAAATGGGTTTGCTTTGGGCCggcatttatttaaaatcaaattaaattaattaaattaaaaattaaaattaaaattaaaattttaaaaagtgaatctaattgaatttaaaaggaaattaatttaaatcaaataggttaatttagtttaatttaatttaaatgattaaattttttaataaaatttttattttaatattttaattacaatagaagaatatcaattttaattaggaTTTAATCtccctatattattaaaatgacataatattattaactaaataatttaatttaattttatcaaatttttttatgataaaaattaaactgaattaaaataattaatttttttaaaaattaaaatcaaatcatattaaactaaaaaaatataaaatcgaatcaaaattttaaattaatttaggtcTGTCGATTATTTcaatttgaattgaatattataatccttttattaaaaattgaattaatttaattatgctatatatttctattatattatattttcttagaatattaaatttcagctttttatctaattttattattgaaaaataataaataaactttaatttatctatatttaagaGTGTGAATGGTGTTTTttccatttatttaattttatttaaatttttaataataatttatggaaaaataataaattctttttataataaaactcatacatataaaattaattttcaatattcCCAAAGTGGATTCTTTTACCTTCTAcggttttctttccttttttaccTTTTTACTCCACACCTTGTATTTGGTAACCTATAAATAATAATAGCTGGATTTTTATGCTTAtactttgaaaataattttattttccttattaGTTTATCtttcctttattattattattattattattattattattattagagttTAGACAATatagaaataataaattctcataatattttttaatttaaaattctattaactaaatttaaaaatattttaataaatcaaaCCATAACTAAATTTCTAGTGTTATCAAAACGGATTGTTCAGTCCGACTTAACTTGCAAGAACTCAATTCtaaaataaattgttaaaaagtaaatttttaacATTCAAAGTGCTATTCGACATTCAAATCCGTACagatattctatttttttaaaattaaattaaaattaaaaaaaataattaaattcattcgattaactaaaattttatattatataaattattatataaatgaataaaaatattataatcaataaataaattttaattttttttaattcaatcacTATAATTACCTACACTATAATTACTTACGATTCACGGCACATGAActgatattaatataaaaaataataaaaaaaatcataattttaacaACGTACGCAATTTAAAACcctcaaataaataattaaaatttacgtgttaaaattatttaaataacaaaataaacttattaaaaactatacaaaataaaaaaattcaattaatatcattttttaaaaattaataatatttaaattttatttaaaaattaagtttaatcCAATATATGCTGACTCGATATCAAAATGAGCTAGATGAAAAAatactcattttaaaaataaattttaaatttcttgtTTAAATTCGAAAAATATATGGGTGATTCCGAACACTATTCTTGATAAGGCATTCTTAAATTCTCATTCCTAAAACTTAAAATCTTAAGTAAAAGACACGAAGtaatattaaaatgaaaaatgttaaaaatagaattaaaagtTCTAATTAAAATGAGGCTAATATATGAAATGAATATTATAGCAAAACtatgaataattatattaatttacggCGAATCCAATTCTAACTCTAATTCAGTTTTTGCGAAAaaaacatgtatataatcattaaCAAGTTagctaaatttaaataaattatccaTATCAAAATTGATAGCGGTAACACAAATTctcataatattattatttctctaatttatttatatatcggCAATAacaataaaagataaaatagagAATATTATCtaactaaatttattaaatatctcaaaaaataaagaaatattttttcttttaagtaaaAAGTATTTTTCACTTAAGCGAATGGTTTACGTTGTTATGTTATTAGTTTAACGGTAAAACATTTTATTGTAgcctaaaaaaaatttcaaaataaaagccGAAAagtgaaaattaattattaccaagtaatgaaatataattttgtttGTGAGTAATGTgtttttatactaaaattatCATATAGAAATATATATGGAGTGAAATGACGAATATAAAGATGATAGTAAACATTTACgtgtaaattaataaataaatttagtaataaattataaatttccgTTGCAATATTTAAAAAACACGGCCTTTCCCTTTAGAATTTATGgtgaatttttaattattattaatttagcaATGAATTGGAAAATCCGACGCTAATTAAAGAATGCCTAcgaaattttaattcatttcaatcaaaattactatttagaatTAACAAGCCAAATAGCCAACAAATTATAGGATCTTAAATTATCTCTTATTAATCATTTGAGAATATAaagcaaacaacacttaaacatcaaGTGCTTCCCATGATAGTTGAGCCAGAAATGGCTTTATTGTTCACAAGATTCAGCAAAGATAGAATTGGATACTCTCCTTCAAGGCTtagaagcagcagcagcagcagcagcagccaaGGTGTTTCCAATGTCAATAACAAATCGATATTTAACATCACCTTTAGCCAAACGCTCCATTGCTTGGTTCAGATAATCAATTGGGACAACCTCAATATCAGCTGTTATGTTGTGTTTGGCTGCAAAATCAATCATCTCTTGTGTTTCCTTCATTCCTCCCATGGCACTCCCAGCAACAAGCCTCCTTCCTGTTTTGCACTTCTTACCTCTAATTAATACTCCATTAATGCAGAATATTTActaagtaatatatatatatgttattaATTACCGGCAATCAGAGGAAATATAGGTAGCTCGAGAGGCTTTGCTGGAGCACCAACCAATACAAGCTTCCCTTCAGTCTTCAACAATCCCAGTAATGGCAAAATGGGATGAACTGCAGCCACTGTATCTAGGATTCCATCAAATGTTCCCATTGCCGCCTACACGTCACAATCacttgttaattaaaaaaaacttgCACATATTGCTGAAAAAAAAAGAACGGAGCATTATGTACAGATAGCTACCTGCATTTGGGCCTGGTCACGGCTAACCAAAAATGAGTCAGCACCGAGTTGGGTGAGTGCATCTTGTTGCTTGTCAGGAGATGTGCTAATCACAGTGACTTTAGCCCCTAAAGCCTTGGCAAATTTAACAGCCACATGACCAAGTCCACCTAGTCCAACAACGCCGACATGCTTACCAGGTTCTGCTAATCCATAATGCTTCAAGGGACTGTAAACTGTGATCCCAGCACAAAGGAGAGGAGCCCCAGCATCAAGTGGCAAATTTGCTGGGAAATTAACAATGTAACGCTGATCAGCGACCATGTGGTCTGAGTAGCCTCCGTAAGTGATTGTCCCATCATGGTAAATGGAATTGTAAGTGAATATCATTTTCGGACAGTAATTTTCAAGGTCTCTATTGCAGTTGTCGCAGGAATGACATGCACCCACCAAGCACCCTACGCCAACTTTGTCTCCTACCTTCACcttcttcaccttgctccctacTTCTGTTACTTCCCCTACAATTTCATGCCTGCTTATCGAATGCAATTTACTTCAATTAAATGGGATTTTGTTATTGtaatagattaaaattaaattatattcgcacctatttaattcattaaaaaataaaatatttttaataaatatttattctctatataaaaattaaattactgatctaatttaaaaaaaaaaaccaatcaACCCTTATCGGTTGTTTAGACATTAACTTGCTGAGCCTGAGATGTGATACTTTCTTAACCGAAATAAAAACTGTCCCTCCCTTAATTTCCTGCTGCAATTTGATTTCCCCCTTTTTTGCTAAATTTTGTCTCTTTGTGGGCCTACACTTTATCTCTCTTATCTGCTTCCACTTAAATTCATTAATGTCATTGCAATTTTCAAGAAATTTCAAGCCTCAATTTATTTTCCAAATTAATTTTACTGATaccattatatataaatttattaatttttttattttctaaattgaaCTAAGTAATGAAAACaaattaatttgtataaaaaattaaagataaataaacacttattttaattttttttattcaaaaattcaTAAAAGACAAAGAAGACTGATAAACAAACGTTAGATCTAccaaaaaaaaactcaattaatttaatttatttttaataaataaaattattcataataaagGGGATATATAATTATGAACTCACCCTGGAACCATTGGGTAAACAGAGAAACCCCAATCATTCTTCAAGTTGTGAAGGTCACTATGGCAAATTCCACAGTACAAAACCTTAAATCTTACGTCTTCATCACCAGTATCTCTGCAGACAAGAGCATGATCATCATGATAATTAATATCCATCATCtagctaattaaataattaaaaattcaaaagaaattaattaaaaaaatcatataataacCTTCTTGAGAAAAGGAAGGGAGAAAGATGACCAGATTCATCTCTAGCTGCCCATCCAAAGGCTTTCACTGGGTGTTCTTCTTCTGGTGCCATAGCTTTTGCTCTTTGGAAACTCTGTGAGATGAGAGAGAAAAGATCTACCCGAAGAAGAGGACTGAATTGAAGTGGACTGCACACTCATTGAAGTAGTGCCTATATAATGTTATTCTCATGTCCCACGACGATTGACTAAtaattatattcttaaaaattttgctaaaattatatatttactttATTATCCGTTTacaaaaacttttaaaaaaataatgtataatttgaaattcaaattaaaatgacATAgagcaattaaatttaaattttacaataaatttGAACTGAATCTAAT
Coding sequences within it:
- the LOC110629839 gene encoding probable mannitol dehydrogenase, encoding MAPEEEHPVKAFGWAARDESGHLSPFLFSRRDTGDEDVRFKVLYCGICHSDLHNLKNDWGFSVYPMVPGHEIVGEVTEVGSKVKKVKVGDKVGVGCLVGACHSCDNCNRDLENYCPKMIFTYNSIYHDGTITYGGYSDHMVADQRYIVNFPANLPLDAGAPLLCAGITVYSPLKHYGLAEPGKHVGVVGLGGLGHVAVKFAKALGAKVTVISTSPDKQQDALTQLGADSFLVSRDQAQMQAAMGTFDGILDTVAAVHPILPLLGLLKTEGKLVLVGAPAKPLELPIFPLIAGRRLVAGSAMGGMKETQEMIDFAAKHNITADIEVVPIDYLNQAMERLAKGDVKYRFVIDIGNTLAAAAAAAASKP